The following are encoded in a window of Desulfobacterales bacterium genomic DNA:
- a CDS encoding Mut7-C ubiquitin/RNAse domain-containing protein: MMEIQLLLHGDLNLLLRQRRLRAEKRLCLPLRRRTSIKDLLESLGIPHAEISRLEVNGREVSFAHIVEPGDRIAARPLTPPVDFSVATKLRPEPLGATRFLVDVNVGKLAPWLRMAGFDTGYHPGLADRDLAGLAVREERILLTRDSGLLKHKIVVFGHLIRARQPDEQLREVVQLFGLGSRIRPFSRCMRCNGQLQPVAREEVFDRLEPLTRKYYHTFTRCEECDRIYWPGSHRARMATLLNELTGPEGVSLDYAK; encoded by the coding sequence ATGATGGAAATCCAACTCCTTCTGCACGGCGACCTGAACCTCCTGCTGCGGCAGCGGCGCCTGCGGGCCGAAAAAAGGCTCTGTCTTCCGCTCCGGCGCAGGACCTCGATCAAGGACCTGCTGGAGTCGCTGGGCATTCCCCATGCCGAGATATCCCGTCTCGAGGTCAATGGCCGGGAGGTCTCCTTTGCCCATATTGTGGAACCCGGTGATCGAATCGCGGCCCGGCCGCTCACCCCGCCGGTGGACTTCAGCGTGGCCACGAAACTGAGACCCGAGCCGCTTGGCGCGACCCGCTTCCTGGTGGACGTCAACGTGGGCAAGCTGGCCCCCTGGTTACGGATGGCCGGATTCGACACCGGTTATCATCCAGGCCTGGCAGACCGGGACCTTGCCGGACTGGCGGTCCGGGAGGAGCGAATCCTCCTGACCCGGGACAGCGGCCTGCTCAAACACAAGATCGTGGTCTTCGGCCATCTGATCCGGGCCCGGCAGCCTGACGAGCAGCTCCGGGAGGTCGTGCAACTCTTCGGCCTGGGCTCCAGGATCCGTCCTTTCAGCCGCTGCATGCGCTGCAACGGCCAGCTTCAGCCGGTGGCCAGGGAAGAGGTGTTTGACCGCCTTGAACCGCTGACCCGAAAATATTACCATACCTTTACCCGCTGCGAGGAGTGCGACCGAATCTACTGGCCCGGCTCCCACCGGGCACGAATGGCAACCCTTTTAAACGAGTTGACCGGACCGGAAGGAGTTTCCCTGGATTATGCCAAATAA
- a CDS encoding chloride channel protein, whose protein sequence is MLRRYLATLLDKLRSREELVLMVLAVIVGAGTGLAAVIFIRLISFINWFAYGELGAFFPQWGRIWFIVIPVIGALAGGPIIAYFATEAKGHGVPEVMQALIQCGGRIRPRVALAKIVASALCIGTGGSAGREGPVVQVGSTLGSSVGQWLRLSDERIKNLVACGAAAGIAATFNAPIAGVLFATEILMSEFQVTVFGNVMLASVSASIVSQVFLGARPAFEIPTYVLHSPWEILLYVLLGLLAALVGVGFIRLLDSMETMFDSWRFPAYAKPAVGGLLLGLLAYVYPHVTSLVSVYGSETRLGLPLIDNIPHIYGSGFAFLDHVLQGSAPFWLLVILIFLKPLATAFTLGSGNSGGVFAPSLFTGAVLGGAFGHVCQEFFPAMGIEVGAYALVGMAAVFAAAARAPLTSILIVFEMSNDYRLILPLMAASMVASSVAQWLQPESIYTIKLAKRGIRFGLGRDLDVMQGVRVEEMMNRNPVTVEKDQSVAELFAMFQETNLRGFPVTAGDELYGIVTLQDMERTIAKMEHTLHRKDVSLKDLRVWDVATPDPITVFPDQPIWAAIRKMSPRDLERLPVVSRDNPRRLLGLISRSDILRAYDVGLMRKRRDPAIREQMALRRIADVELVEVTVAEGDPGQDLTLAEIPLPAGANLVTIQRDDAVLVPTRDTKIMAGDHLSIFCRPDLVDQVRGLFTNNYRDEKK, encoded by the coding sequence ATGCTGCGTCGCTATCTGGCCACCCTCCTCGATAAACTGAGATCCAGGGAAGAGCTTGTCCTGATGGTCCTGGCGGTGATCGTCGGGGCCGGTACCGGACTGGCCGCGGTGATTTTCATCCGGTTGATTTCCTTTATCAACTGGTTCGCCTATGGAGAACTGGGTGCCTTCTTTCCCCAGTGGGGCCGGATCTGGTTCATTGTCATTCCGGTGATCGGGGCCCTGGCCGGCGGCCCGATCATTGCCTATTTTGCCACTGAAGCCAAAGGGCACGGCGTGCCCGAGGTGATGCAGGCCCTGATTCAATGCGGCGGCCGGATTCGTCCCCGGGTGGCGCTGGCCAAGATCGTTGCCTCGGCCCTCTGTATCGGTACCGGCGGCTCGGCCGGCCGGGAAGGGCCGGTGGTTCAGGTCGGATCCACCCTGGGATCCTCTGTGGGGCAGTGGTTGCGCCTCTCCGACGAACGGATCAAGAACCTGGTGGCCTGCGGCGCGGCGGCCGGCATTGCCGCCACCTTTAACGCCCCCATTGCCGGGGTACTCTTTGCCACCGAGATCCTGATGAGTGAATTTCAGGTCACGGTCTTCGGCAATGTGATGCTCGCCTCGGTTTCCGCCTCCATTGTCAGCCAGGTCTTTCTCGGCGCCCGGCCGGCCTTTGAAATCCCCACCTATGTCCTGCATTCGCCCTGGGAGATCCTCCTCTACGTGCTGTTGGGGCTCCTGGCCGCCCTGGTGGGGGTCGGCTTTATCCGGCTCCTTGACAGCATGGAGACCATGTTCGATTCCTGGCGGTTCCCCGCCTATGCCAAGCCGGCGGTCGGCGGCCTGTTGCTGGGGCTGCTCGCCTATGTTTATCCCCATGTCACCAGCCTGGTGTCGGTCTATGGCTCGGAAACCCGGCTGGGTCTGCCCCTGATCGACAACATTCCCCATATCTATGGATCCGGCTTTGCCTTTCTCGACCATGTCCTGCAGGGCAGCGCCCCCTTCTGGCTGCTGGTGATTCTTATATTCTTAAAGCCGCTGGCCACGGCTTTTACCCTGGGCTCGGGCAACTCCGGCGGTGTCTTTGCCCCTTCCCTGTTCACCGGCGCCGTGCTCGGCGGCGCCTTCGGCCATGTCTGCCAGGAGTTTTTCCCGGCCATGGGGATCGAGGTGGGGGCCTATGCCCTGGTGGGAATGGCAGCGGTGTTTGCCGCCGCGGCCCGGGCGCCGCTCACCTCCATCCTTATTGTTTTTGAGATGAGTAACGACTATCGCCTGATCCTCCCCCTGATGGCCGCCAGCATGGTGGCCTCCTCGGTTGCCCAGTGGCTGCAGCCGGAATCGATCTATACCATCAAGCTGGCCAAGCGGGGGATCCGTTTCGGCCTGGGCCGGGACCTGGACGTGATGCAGGGGGTCCGGGTGGAGGAGATGATGAACAGGAACCCGGTGACCGTGGAAAAGGACCAGAGCGTGGCCGAGCTGTTCGCCATGTTCCAGGAGACCAATCTGCGCGGTTTTCCGGTTACGGCGGGCGATGAACTGTACGGGATCGTGACCCTCCAGGACATGGAGCGGACCATTGCAAAAATGGAGCACACCCTGCACCGGAAGGACGTGTCGCTCAAGGACCTGCGGGTCTGGGACGTGGCCACCCCTGATCCGATAACCGTGTTTCCCGACCAGCCGATCTGGGCGGCGATCCGCAAAATGTCGCCCCGGGACCTGGAACGCCTGCCAGTGGTCTCCCGGGACAATCCGCGCAGGCTGCTGGGCCTGATCAGCCGCAGTGACATCCTCCGGGCCTATGATGTCGGTCTGATGCGGAAACGCCGGGACCCGGCGATCCGGGAACAGATGGCCCTGCGGCGGATTGCCGATGTGGAACTGGTGGAGGTGACCGTGGCCGAAGGAGACCCGGGCCAGGACCTGACCCTGGCCGAGATACCCCTGCCGGCCGGGGCCAACCTGGTCACCATTCAACGGGATGACGCGGTGCTGGTGCCGACCCGGGACACCAAGATCATGGCCGGCGACCATCTTTCCATTTTCTGCCGGCCCGATCTTGTCGATCAGGTCCGGGGGCTGTTTACCAACAATTATCGAGATGAAAAGAAATGA
- a CDS encoding nucleoside deaminase, which produces MKEEQQRFMAAALAEAEQALLAGEFPVGCVLARDGVILARGRRINSTPATVNELDHAEIVALRKLAVKYPGMDLAGVTAYSTMEPCLMCYAALILNGVRTIVYAYEDVLGGGTGLDPAGLGPLYREMAVTLVPGVLRHESLSLFKRFFASPDNAYRQKSPLAGYTLALGEKEAHQQ; this is translated from the coding sequence ATGAAAGAGGAACAGCAACGATTCATGGCCGCGGCCCTGGCCGAGGCCGAACAGGCCCTGCTGGCCGGTGAATTTCCAGTGGGCTGCGTCCTGGCCCGGGACGGGGTGATCCTGGCCCGGGGCCGCCGGATCAACAGCACCCCGGCAACGGTGAACGAACTGGACCATGCCGAGATCGTGGCCCTGCGGAAACTGGCAGTAAAATATCCTGGAATGGATCTGGCCGGTGTTACCGCTTATTCCACCATGGAGCCCTGCCTGATGTGCTATGCGGCCCTGATTTTAAACGGGGTCAGGACCATTGTCTATGCCTACGAAGACGTGCTGGGCGGCGGCACTGGTCTCGATCCGGCGGGCCTTGGCCCGTTGTACCGGGAGATGGCGGTGACCCTGGTGCCGGGGGTGTTGCGCCACGAGAGTCTGAGCTTGTTTAAACGTTTTTTCGCCTCTCCGGACAACGCCTACCGGCAGAAGAGTCCCCTGGCCGGATACACCCTGGCCCTGGGGGAAAAGGAAGCGCATCAACAATGA
- a CDS encoding radical SAM protein — MSTPQAKTVGFKPGERNVFFHLLTGCNLSCKHCYINPDRHGRVPVARERLGAWLGLFAAPEKETNLILLGGEPTLHPDLAWGIEEAKRLGYTSVTVDTNGFLFHDLLDHTSPEVLDFLSFSLDGPTPEVNDSIRGKGVFARCTENLKKAVARGFNVSVIYTVSSRNIDQLRKMPGLLARWGVKRFFIQVIGIRGKTARDQPGGWQLSPEQWLAVVPPVARAAAGLGLTVIFPKVFLDKDEIFQCAGRVAENFFIFPNGRVYICPLCEDYPLNAFRIEQNRLLVNPGLTEQRLFTLDIVEGCVMNKLLQPDNLSYDRDGRPVYRISCCLLKQEMRMPG, encoded by the coding sequence ATGAGTACCCCCCAGGCAAAGACCGTGGGATTCAAGCCCGGTGAACGGAATGTCTTTTTTCATCTGCTCACCGGTTGCAACCTTTCCTGCAAGCATTGTTATATCAATCCGGACCGGCATGGCCGCGTCCCGGTTGCCAGAGAAAGGCTGGGCGCCTGGCTTGGGCTCTTTGCCGCGCCGGAAAAGGAGACCAACCTCATCCTGCTCGGCGGCGAGCCCACCCTGCATCCTGACCTCGCCTGGGGGATTGAAGAGGCCAAACGACTGGGATACACCTCGGTGACCGTGGATACCAACGGTTTTCTCTTTCACGACCTTCTGGATCATACCAGCCCCGAGGTGCTGGATTTCCTGAGCTTCAGCCTGGACGGACCCACCCCGGAGGTCAATGATTCGATCCGGGGAAAGGGGGTTTTTGCCCGCTGCACCGAGAATCTGAAAAAGGCGGTGGCCCGGGGATTCAACGTCAGCGTGATCTATACGGTGAGCAGCCGCAACATTGATCAGCTGCGGAAAATGCCCGGTCTGCTGGCCCGCTGGGGGGTCAAACGCTTCTTTATCCAGGTGATCGGCATTCGCGGCAAGACCGCCCGGGACCAGCCCGGGGGCTGGCAGCTGAGCCCGGAGCAATGGCTGGCCGTGGTGCCGCCGGTGGCCAGGGCCGCGGCCGGGCTGGGGCTTACGGTCATCTTTCCCAAGGTGTTTCTCGACAAGGATGAGATCTTTCAGTGCGCCGGCCGGGTGGCGGAGAATTTCTTTATCTTTCCCAACGGCCGGGTCTACATCTGCCCCCTGTGCGAGGATTATCCGCTCAACGCCTTCCGGATCGAGCAGAACCGGCTGCTGGTTAATCCGGGACTCACCGAGCAGCGGCTCTTTACCCTGGACATTGTTGAGGGCTGCGTGATGAACAAGCTCCTGCAGCCGGACAACCTGAGCTATGACCGGGACGGCCGCCCTGTTTACCGAATATCATGTTGCCTGCTCAAGCAGGAGATGAGAATGCCCGGATGA
- the tatC gene encoding twin-arginine translocase subunit TatC — protein sequence MTAEPTLLQSHLRELRHRVSVVCLAILVGSIVAYIFSEPISRFFMAPLFVSRPEAVSLIYTNLTEAFIAYLKLSVLVGIIFSFPVLLYETWMFVAPGLTGREKRVMFLVIFWASLLFAGGAAFAYFVVLPKMLSFFLGFANENLEPLPKMGGYLTFVARTSLAFGLAFEIPFLMVVASKTGLVAPAYFREQRKYYYPGLLALALLLSAGDLMATLLLAFPLAGLYEAGILVIRAFSSPA from the coding sequence ATGACCGCGGAGCCCACCTTACTCCAGAGCCACCTCAGGGAACTGCGGCACCGGGTTTCCGTTGTCTGCCTGGCGATACTCGTTGGCAGCATTGTCGCCTATATCTTTTCCGAGCCGATCAGCCGTTTTTTCATGGCCCCGCTCTTTGTCAGCCGGCCGGAAGCAGTCTCGCTCATCTATACCAACCTCACCGAGGCCTTTATCGCCTACCTGAAACTGTCCGTACTGGTGGGGATTATTTTCAGTTTTCCAGTGCTGCTTTACGAGACCTGGATGTTCGTGGCCCCGGGCCTGACCGGCCGGGAAAAAAGGGTCATGTTCCTGGTCATTTTCTGGGCCAGCCTCCTGTTTGCCGGGGGGGCCGCCTTTGCCTATTTCGTGGTGCTTCCCAAGATGCTCTCCTTTTTCCTGGGATTTGCCAACGAAAACCTTGAACCGCTCCCCAAAATGGGCGGCTACCTGACCTTTGTCGCCCGTACCAGCCTGGCCTTCGGCCTGGCCTTCGAGATTCCCTTTCTGATGGTGGTGGCGAGCAAGACCGGCCTGGTGGCCCCGGCATACTTCCGCGAGCAGCGCAAGTATTATTATCCCGGTCTGCTGGCCCTGGCCCTTCTCCTCAGTGCCGGCGACCTCATGGCCACGCTTCTGCTGGCCTTTCCCCTGGCCGGGCTCTACGAGGCCGGCATCCTGGTCATCCGGGCATTCTCATCTCCTGCTTGA
- a CDS encoding twin-arginine translocase TatA/TatE family subunit, producing MFGIGLPELILIMAVALVVVGPDKLPELAKSLAKGVLELKKAANTLKEQLREDDEDKSAWDEITENNDKLEQAYKGLPPSVLSAEAAEYAELFEQPAVAGKTAEGAEPAATAEGAKPAATAEGAEPAEGTETAGRTVREPESGTPPHAPEDERPAGTGKDSDSA from the coding sequence ATGTTTGGAATCGGACTCCCCGAATTAATCCTGATCATGGCGGTTGCCCTGGTCGTGGTCGGCCCGGACAAGCTTCCCGAACTGGCCAAGTCTCTGGCCAAGGGCGTTCTTGAGTTGAAAAAGGCGGCCAACACCCTTAAGGAACAACTGCGCGAGGATGACGAGGACAAATCCGCCTGGGACGAGATCACCGAGAACAACGACAAACTGGAACAGGCCTACAAGGGTCTCCCGCCCAGCGTTTTGAGCGCGGAAGCCGCCGAGTATGCGGAGCTGTTTGAACAGCCGGCCGTTGCAGGAAAGACAGCGGAGGGGGCGGAACCGGCGGCGACAGCAGAGGGGGCCAAACCAGCGGCGACAGCAGAGGGGGCCGAACCGGCGGAGGGCACGGAGACCGCCGGCCGGACTGTCCGGGAACCGGAGAGCGGGACGCCCCCCCATGCCCCGGAAGATGAGCGGCCGGCAGGGACCGGTAAAGACAGCGATTCGGCATGA